The Campylobacter hyointestinalis subsp. hyointestinalis nucleotide sequence TGTTTATATGTTCTTTTAAGTATGGTTTGATAAAATGCAAGTTGTGTAGCTTAAGCTTTAAGTTTGAGTCGAATTTTAACTTGCTAGTATCTATTAAATTACTACTTTTTAGATCCAAAATCGGATCTTTTATGTCTAAATTTAGTGCAAACTTATCTTTATTTTGGATATTTTTTGCCGTTATTTCTATATTTTTTAGTTTGTTTTGGCTAAATGGATCACTGAGGTTTAGTGAGCCATTTTTTAGACTGAAATTTTGTACGTTGTAGTCAAATTCTTTACTATTTTTGCTTGTTTTATTGCTACTTTTAGGTATTAAATTTAAAAAAGAATTTACGAGTTTAGAGCCTTTATCGTCTATAAAGCTAGCAAAATTCGGGTTTTGAACGCTTACGTTTTTTATGGAAAGATTATTATCCAAAAAATTTAGATCATCTATGATAAATGATTTAAGTTCTAGATGATTTTTTTTATCTAGATGTGAATTTGCTTCTAAAATGGAGATATTTTTTGCGCTTATAAGTTCGTTTTTTAACTCAAATTTACTTAGATCAAACTTACTTATATCTAAATTTAATCCTTGTTTTGCGGCGCTAAAATTTGCCAACTTTAGTAGATCTATATTTAGATTGGTGCCGAATTTTTGGCTATACGTTATAGTTTGGTTTGTTAAGTTCATATCACCTAGTTTTGCATCAAATCCTTCAAATTTAGTTTTAAATTTAGAAGCCACGATCTCTTTTGCTTGTACTTTTATGTTGAAATCTTCATTACTATTTTCAAGCTCAAGGCTAAAGTGTGGGACATAAAAAGAGCTAAGCGCGAATTTATTTGTATTTTGAGAGATATTTAAGTCTTTTATGAGTGTATTTACATCTGCTTTTATACTTAAATTTTCATCAAAAACCAGCTTATAATCTATCTTTGAGCTTAAAGTTGCACTCTCAACGCTAAGGGGCATATCTTGTAAAAATGAGACCCAAATAGGATTTATCTTTAATTCTCTGAGTTCTAAAATTCCGTCTATTTTCACTGGATTAAAACTAGCATTTGCATCAATAGTTAGGTGATTTGCTAGGTTTGAATCAGCTAAGAGAGAGTGAAATCCCAGCTTTTTATCTTTTGTGGATAAATTTGACAACTTATAGTTCATATTTTGCAAATTAAGCTTAAAACCACTCTTTAGATCTAGATAGTCGAATATTGCGTTTGTTATCTCGAGATTTTTTATCTTATACTCAAAGTTTAGTCCGTCGCTTTGCGGCTCACTTTTGCTTGTTTGATTAACATCATTTTGGAGTAAAAATGAAAAATTAAAGGTGTTATTTTCATCTTTTTGGACAAATACTTGAGGATTTTGGAGTTTTAACGTTTTTATATTTATGGTTTTATCAAATAAATTTGATGGTTCAAGATCTACGTAAATAGCGTCAAATCTAATGATAGGCAATTTTTGCGAAACCTCTACGCCAGTGATGTTTGCTTCAAACGTGAAAGGATTTATCCAAATATCTTTTAGTGTTAAGTTTAAGTCTTTTTCAAGAGCGATTTTCGTAGCGTAATGAGTTATAAGTTTTGGGGCTATAAAAAAGCCAAATGCTGCGTATAGTGCAACGAGAAAGCAGATAATCACCGCAGTTATTTTAGTTTTCATAGATCTCTCCTTTTTAGTGCTTAATTATATAAAAAAATGAGTACAAAGTAGATAAATTTAATAAATTTAAAAACCGCATTTTGCTATCATAAAAACAAAAAGGTTTAAATTTGTTAGTCCATATATGCTGTAGCGTCGATAGTCACTACTTTTTACAAAAGCTTAAAAAAGTATATCCAAACGAGCGAATTATCGGTTATTTTTATGATCCAAACATTCATCCTTATAGCGAGTTTTTGTTGCGTTATAAAGACGTAAAAAGAAGCTGTAAAAAGCTAGGGATCGAGCTTATATGTGGAGACTATGACTATGAAAGTTGGCTTAGCGGTACGAAAGGACTTGAAAAAGAGCCTGAAAAAGGTAAAAGGTGCGAGTATTGTTTTGATTTTCGTGTAGGAAATTCTGCTAAAATGGCGTTAAATTTAGGCTGTAAAAGGCTTACTACAACGCTTTTAATGAGTCCAAAAAAAGACTTTACTCAGCTAAAAAATGCACTAAAAAATGCCGTAAAAGATACGAGTTTAGAACCTGTGGCAGTGGATTTCCGTAAGAATGGCGGGACAATGGAACAGTTTGATCTAGCTAAAAAAGATAAGCTTTATCATCAAAATTACTGTGGTTGTGTATTTGCTCTAGAAAAACAAAGAGCCAAAGATGAGATCTTTGACGAGCTTTTTGAGCCTTTGGGCGGGCAGGTTCAGTTTGGCTCTATAAAAAGCCGTTTAAAATTATATAAAAAAGTTAGAAAATATGAAAAAAACGGTATAGAATTTGATCTAGTGAGAAAAAAAATACTAAACTATCGTCTGAAATTTGCAAAAGTTTGTGTTGATGGTGTTCTTGTGCCTAGTTATATGCTGTTTTATTCGCATTTTGGTAGAAATACGCTTAAATTTACTCTTCATAGTGGGGGTGAGCTGATAAATGTAATGAACGAGGGCGCTAAGCTCTTAAGTCTTGCTAAGTTTAATGAGCTTGGCGGATTTGATTATAAAGATGTTTTGAAGCTTATGAGATGTCCGCCTAAATTAGGACGCGAACTAAAAGTAAGAAAACTTATAGAAGTCGGTTTTAGCTTATCTCCTATCATCGTACTTGATGAGATAAGGGCTGGAAAGTTTGAAGTACAAGCTAGTAGTGTTATCTATCCGCAGATCATAGAAAAGGTAAAAATTTAAAAAAGCTCTTTAAATTTATGAAAGTATGTTTTACTAAGATCAAGTAGAGTTTTATTTAAGCTAATTTTTATTGACAAATAAAAGGCTTTTGGGTATAATTCATATTCTTTTTTATATGCATTCCGGATTAGCTCAGCGGTAGAGTAGTCGGCTGTTAACCGATTGGTCGCTGGTTCGAATCCAGCATCCGGAGCCACTATCTATCATCTTTTTTTGATCCCATTATTATTTCAGTTTTTGTTCTAAGCTTTTTATTTATAAATCTTTTCTCTCTATCACTTAGCTTATCTTTGCTATCTTCATCTTCTTTTAGAGGTTTTGATTTTTGTGGTCTTTGTTTTGATAGTCCAAATAAAATATATATCGCAAAAAATATACAAGATATAGACAATATCCACTTTGCAAAAAGTGCATATCCTATGATATCTTCTTGCTTTGTTAGCTTGAGATATTCTATTACGTCGGCATATATGAATTGTGAAATGAGCACTAAAAATATAAGCGTCAAGATCAGTGCAAGTCGTTTTCTAAATTTGTAAATAAACGTCCAAAATATGGCTGATTTTATACCTTTTATCACTGTTTTTCCTAGACTAGAAAATCAAGCCCTAGTATAGCTAAAGCCGCTACTATGGTTTTGTTCTTTAAGCTATCTACTATACGACTTTTTTCATCTGTTAGCATTATCTCAAGCTCATCATCGTTAAAATCATCAAAACTTTTGTGATTCATAGCCAGTTTGGCTTTTAGGGCAAGAACTGCTTTTTCTTGTATCTTTGTATCTACTTTATTTTTAAGTTTGCTACCGCCAAGCTTTGCATAATCAAATGTTTTTTGTAGTTTTGAGCTTGCTGCTTTGATAGCTCTGTTTGCTTTTATTTTTTTAGTTATATTCAAAATTAGACCTTTAAATTTTTAAAATTATATTTGAAAAGTGTAAATATTTATAGTTTGAGATAATAAGGCTTTGTTTTGGTATGATAAAAATAAATAATAAAAAGTAAAATTGCCCCTATAAAAAAAGGGGCAAAATATTAGTGTAATTTAGACCAAATTTTCTTTTTCCAAAGTAGTGCAAATATACCAAGTATAAAGAAATAACCCATCATATATAGACCAGTTGTTTCACGCTCAGCTTTTTTGCTATCTCCTGCTTGGCTCATATAAGCAATTGCTTGATTTTGAGCCTTCTCATTTAGTCCGACACGTGGCATAGAAGTGCCAGGAAGAAGTTTTTGAGTATCGTTTATAAAGTTATGCAAGTAATCAATACTTCTTGAACGGATATACATAGAAAGATCTGGAGGCGTAGTGCCAAGATAGCTTGCTATGCTTTGTTTGTTACCGTTTGTATAGACGCCCTCATATTTCATATCATGACATCTCGCACAAGCATTTACAAATACTTCTTTATCGCTCATCTCTTTTGGAGCTATACTTTTAAAGTAAGCTACTAGGTCAGCAATCTCACTGTTTAGATCACCGCCAGCACCCATAAACGCAGTCATAGGGAATGGATTTTCATCGCCGAATTTATGACCGACTTTTAGTGCGGTAACCGGATCTTTGATAAGAGCGGCTAGGAATTTAGGATCATAAAGATATCCAGCAGTGCTAAGATCAGGAGGAGCTACGCCAAAGCTTTCACTAGCGGCTCTTGGATCCATAGGCTCAGGAACATTTGCTGATGCTATACCGTGACATCCTGTACAACCTGCTGCATTTACGAGCTCGGCACCTCTGTTTGCGTCGCCTTTAGCAAGATCTATAGAGTTTATATCATCCCAAAATGCTGTATATTTGTCCAAAGTAGCTTTGTCTATATCTGCTATTTTTTGAGCTGATTTTATAGCTTCTTCGTTATTGCTCGCTTTTGCTGTTTGCAAGGCGGCTTGAGAATTTGCCGCGTTTAATTTAGCAAGGTCTATATCTTCTTTTGCAAAATCAAAATTTGCCGGTTCTACGTGAGGGTGCAAAACTGAATGTGCGTAAGGCTCAACTCCCCAGTAGATGATACCAGTGACTATTACGACTACGATGAACGCCTTTAACTCTTTCATTTATTCCCCTTTCTTTCGCGTATTGTTATGATAGGCAATACTACTAACAATAAAACTAGATAACCAACAGAAGCATAGAAGCCTACCCAAGCATTAAAGCCTGTTGGAGGAAGCTTTCCATAAACTGTTAGTATGATCAAGTCGATGATAAGAAGCCAAAACCACACGAAGAATGCCTTTCTTTTGTGGGCTGGAGCAACTACATCGCTTCTATCATAAAGAGGCATAAAAAATAATGAAATACCGGCAAATGCGAATGCAAGCAAACCAATATCAGCAGCTTTCATAGGTCCTATATCAAAGAAGAATCCACGTAAAATTTCATATTGCCACAAGAAATACCACTCAGGATAGATGTGAGTAGGAGTTTTTGAAGCGTTTGCAGGATCAAAGTTTATAGGATCCATAGCAAAGCTAAAATGGAAAGATACCAAATAAGTAAAGAAAATCATAAAAAATGATATATACATAAAGTCTTTACTTAAAAATCCAGGCCAAAATGGTATGACTTTTGAATTTTTTGTGTCACCGCTTAAGTATTTTTCAGCTTCAAGTTCAAAGTCTATCTCTTCACCTTCTAGGTTATTTACATGAGGAACTCTTAGAGTGTAGAAGTGGATAACTACAACCATGATAATTACTATAGGAAGTAAACAAACGTGTAGCATAAAAAATCTAGTAAGAGTAGGATCGCTAACTGCGTAATCTCCTCTTATCCATTCAACGACTGCTTCACCTATAACAGGAATTCCGCCAAATAGTTGAGTGATAACTTGTGCTGCCCAGTAGCTCATTTGTCCCCAAGGCAACATATATCCGCTGAATGCTTCAGCTGAAAATATAAGGAAAAGAAGCATACCGCTTATCCATATCATCTCGCGACCTTTTTTGTATGAACCATAATAAATTCCTACAAATGCGTGGATATAAAGTATCAAAAATATAACTGAAGCCGCAACTGCGTGCATATGACGCCATAGCCAACCATACTCGACTTCTTTCATAATAGTGTAATTTACGCTATCAAAAGCCAAATTTGCATCTGGTTTGTAGTACATAACTAGCAAAAGACCAGTCACAAACAAAACTGTAAATAACGTCGTAAGGATAACACCCATTGCCCAAAGGAAATTTATATTTTTTGGGATCCAGTATTGTCCAGCTAAAACATTCCATAACTTAGTGATAGCGATACGTTGCTCGAACCAATCATAAACACTAGTAGCTTTTGTAATATGTGCCATTTTCTCCCTTTCTCTTAAGCTAAGCCGACGAGTTTCTTGTATTCAGGACCTTCTTCGCCTAAAACAAGTTTTGTACCGTCGATTCTAAATGGTGGGATATCTAGTGGGCGTGGTGGCGGTCCAAAAGTATTCACTCCACTTGCGTCAAATTCACCTCCGTGACATGCGCATTTAAAAGTATTTTGACTAGCTGACCAGCTAGGGATACAGCCAAGGTGTGTGCAAAGTCCGATAGCTACCATGTATTTATCGTTTCCGATAACTATATCTCTATTTGGATTTGCTTTCATTTCATCATTTTTTTTGATGATGAAAATAGGTTTTTTACGCCATTCTACTTGGCGGAACTCTCCAGCTTGCATAGGGCTTAGATCAACAGTCGTAAATCCAGCTGCCTTTACACTAGGAAGCGGATCCCATGTTTTTTTCATACCAACAAGAGCAAATGCGCCGCCCACTGCAGCGACTGCGCCAAATGCCATGCCTATGAAATCACGTCTTTGCTTCTCTACAGACATTTATTTCCTTTCGATTTGATTTATTATTTGTTTTGATCAAATTTGGTTTTAGTCAAGCTCATCACGTAATACTAAATTTAAATAATAGTAATGCAAAATCACCTGATAACTTGTAATTATAGTATTTTAAAATTAAAAAACTATTTAATCTGTTTATTTAAATTTTATATATATGAGCAAATTCATTGCATATTAATATTATTTAAATTTTTAACGCTTTTATGAAAACAAAAATGTAAAAGCTAAGATCATCATAATGACGCCCGTGATAAACTCAAGGATTTTCCAAGATATAGGTTTGTTAAATAGTGGTATCAATACTCTAGCGCCGTATCCTAAGCTAAAGAAAAACAGAAAAGAAGCGCTCATAGCTCCGAGTCCGAACATCCATGCTAAACTCCCAAAGCTAGTAGAAACACTACCTAGTAAAATCACAGTATCAAGATATACGTGAGGATTTAGCCAAGTGAATGCAAGTACTAAAAGAACTGTTTTTAGTCTGCTTGAGCCTAAATTTTGTGAAGTTTGCATGCTATGTGAAAGTCTAAATGACGAGTAAAAGCTTTTTAAAGAGTAAATAAATAAAAATATAAACGCAAAATATCTTGCAAATGTTTCTATGTATTGAAATTTTTGGATAGCAACGCCAAATCCCAAAATTCCAGCCCATATCATCAAAGCATCGCTAAAAGCACATATAAGGCAGACTAGAAATATAAATTCCTTTTTGATGCCTTGTCTTAGCACAAAGGCGTTTTGAGCGCCTATAGGTAAAATCAGCGAAAGCCCAAGCAAGAAGCCTGAGATAAAAGCGTTTATCACTTACTTTGCTTTTGGAGCGATTTTATGGCTATATGGAGTATATCGATAGCTGCTGGAGTTATACCGCTGATGTTTGAAGCCGCCGCTAGCGTAGGCGGAGCAAATTTATTTAGTTTTTCGACGACTTCATTACTTAGTCCGCTTATACTTTTAAACTCAAGATCTTTAGGAATTTCAACATTTAAAAGTCCTTTCATCTTTTCTACTTCAAGGCGTTGTTGAGAAATGTAATGGTAGTATTTTGCCCCAGTTAGAATTTGGTTTAGGCTATTTTCATCTAAATTTGCAAAAAAGTCATCTAGTTTTTTTAACTTTTCTATAGTAAATGTTTTGCGTGCGACTATCTTTTGTAGTGGCATTTTTTCGTTGATATTGTCTTCGTTTAAGCTTGCTAAAAACTCTAAGTTTTGTTTTGTAGGACTTAGCTCTTTTGTAAGCAAGATTTCCATACCTTTTTTTAAATTTGAACGTAAATTTAGCATATCTTCGTACGCATCTTTTGGTAAAAGTCCTATGTTAAATCCATACTCGCTAAGACGCAGGTTTGCATTATCTTCACGTAAAAGCAAACGATACTCGGCTCTGGACGTAAACATTCTATAGGGCTCTTTTGTACCTTTTGTGACTAGATCGTCGATAAGAACGCCTATATAGCTCTCATCACGGCGCAATACCAGCGGATCTTTTCCTTGCAAACTTAAAGTAGCGTTTATGCCAGCCATTAGCCCTTGAGCTGCGGCTTCTTCGTATCCTGTGGTACCATTTATCTGTCCTGCTAGGTAAAGTCCGCTAACTTTTTTTGTTTCTAAGCTATGTTTAAGCTCTGTAGGCATCACGTAGTCATACTCTATAGCATATCCGTGGCGAACTATT carries:
- the petA gene encoding ubiquinol-cytochrome c reductase iron-sulfur subunit; translation: MSVEKQRRDFIGMAFGAVAAVGGAFALVGMKKTWDPLPSVKAAGFTTVDLSPMQAGEFRQVEWRKKPIFIIKKNDEMKANPNRDIVIGNDKYMVAIGLCTHLGCIPSWSASQNTFKCACHGGEFDASGVNTFGPPPRPLDIPPFRIDGTKLVLGEEGPEYKKLVGLA
- a CDS encoding cytochrome b, which produces MAHITKATSVYDWFEQRIAITKLWNVLAGQYWIPKNINFLWAMGVILTTLFTVLFVTGLLLVMYYKPDANLAFDSVNYTIMKEVEYGWLWRHMHAVAASVIFLILYIHAFVGIYYGSYKKGREMIWISGMLLFLIFSAEAFSGYMLPWGQMSYWAAQVITQLFGGIPVIGEAVVEWIRGDYAVSDPTLTRFFMLHVCLLPIVIIMVVVIHFYTLRVPHVNNLEGEEIDFELEAEKYLSGDTKNSKVIPFWPGFLSKDFMYISFFMIFFTYLVSFHFSFAMDPINFDPANASKTPTHIYPEWYFLWQYEILRGFFFDIGPMKAADIGLLAFAFAGISLFFMPLYDRSDVVAPAHKRKAFFVWFWLLIIDLIILTVYGKLPPTGFNAWVGFYASVGYLVLLLVVLPIITIRERKGNK
- a CDS encoding LysE/ArgO family amino acid transporter, with the translated sequence MINAFISGFLLGLSLILPIGAQNAFVLRQGIKKEFIFLVCLICAFSDALMIWAGILGFGVAIQKFQYIETFARYFAFIFLFIYSLKSFYSSFRLSHSMQTSQNLGSSRLKTVLLVLAFTWLNPHVYLDTVILLGSVSTSFGSLAWMFGLGAMSASFLFFFSLGYGARVLIPLFNKPISWKILEFITGVIMMILAFTFLFS
- a CDS encoding DUF748 domain-containing protein, which translates into the protein MKTKITAVIICFLVALYAAFGFFIAPKLITHYATKIALEKDLNLTLKDIWINPFTFEANITGVEVSQKLPIIRFDAIYVDLEPSNLFDKTINIKTLKLQNPQVFVQKDENNTFNFSFLLQNDVNQTSKSEPQSDGLNFEYKIKNLEITNAIFDYLDLKSGFKLNLQNMNYKLSNLSTKDKKLGFHSLLADSNLANHLTIDANASFNPVKIDGILELRELKINPIWVSFLQDMPLSVESATLSSKIDYKLVFDENLSIKADVNTLIKDLNISQNTNKFALSSFYVPHFSLELENSNEDFNIKVQAKEIVASKFKTKFEGFDAKLGDMNLTNQTITYSQKFGTNLNIDLLKLANFSAAKQGLNLDISKFDLSKFELKNELISAKNISILEANSHLDKKNHLELKSFIIDDLNFLDNNLSIKNVSVQNPNFASFIDDKGSKLVNSFLNLIPKSSNKTSKNSKEFDYNVQNFSLKNGSLNLSDPFSQNKLKNIEITAKNIQNKDKFALNLDIKDPILDLKSSNLIDTSKLKFDSNLKLKLHNLHFIKPYLKEHINTQNLNANLSLNAKTSFDKFIKTKADLAINNFSINDEKNELLGSFKSLTGHINFQKNNLFISNIKLENPNLKLAVSKQKELNILNLIKTKDAKQTSNDNPALNINLKNINIKNGSLEFKDESLPIVFDTNITKISTTINEISSNKTSNIALHGVVANYGFSEILVTTMPFNPTSNTDLILRFKNINLKNVTPYSVKFLGYEIDDGRLNVNLNYKIKNSILNASNSLNFDNLTLGREIPSKDAVSLPLKLAISILKDSNNQIDVDLPIWGDLNSPEFSYASIVWKAIFQLFSDVVTSPFRFIGNALGISVDELSSIDFAPGSAFLLETSEDKIKKLADIAQKKPDIVFTLSPTYSTKTDTYAIASRAVQREITLIMNTKDLNYENATKTLFRQKINNENFVNADVAIEKLINLTKVSEDKILNIAAKRVENLRKRLLESGVNESQIEVLDITDANGAKEDKKVSMKINIKTK
- a CDS encoding epoxyqueuosine reductase QueH encodes the protein MLVHICCSVDSHYFLQKLKKVYPNERIIGYFYDPNIHPYSEFLLRYKDVKRSCKKLGIELICGDYDYESWLSGTKGLEKEPEKGKRCEYCFDFRVGNSAKMALNLGCKRLTTTLLMSPKKDFTQLKNALKNAVKDTSLEPVAVDFRKNGGTMEQFDLAKKDKLYHQNYCGCVFALEKQRAKDEIFDELFEPLGGQVQFGSIKSRLKLYKKVRKYEKNGIEFDLVRKKILNYRLKFAKVCVDGVLVPSYMLFYSHFGRNTLKFTLHSGGELINVMNEGAKLLSLAKFNELGGFDYKDVLKLMRCPPKLGRELKVRKLIEVGFSLSPIIVLDEIRAGKFEVQASSVIYPQIIEKVKI
- a CDS encoding c-type cytochrome, with product MKELKAFIVVVIVTGIIYWGVEPYAHSVLHPHVEPANFDFAKEDIDLAKLNAANSQAALQTAKASNNEEAIKSAQKIADIDKATLDKYTAFWDDINSIDLAKGDANRGAELVNAAGCTGCHGIASANVPEPMDPRAASESFGVAPPDLSTAGYLYDPKFLAALIKDPVTALKVGHKFGDENPFPMTAFMGAGGDLNSEIADLVAYFKSIAPKEMSDKEVFVNACARCHDMKYEGVYTNGNKQSIASYLGTTPPDLSMYIRSRSIDYLHNFINDTQKLLPGTSMPRVGLNEKAQNQAIAYMSQAGDSKKAERETTGLYMMGYFFILGIFALLWKKKIWSKLH